A DNA window from Undibacterium sp. YM2 contains the following coding sequences:
- a CDS encoding GGDEF domain-containing protein: MKPLALLIASVDQMEHLRDLHGIAITDMILVKTVSRIRSCVRPFDALGRFGTDLLLVVLPGASHLVVTAVGERIRASVLMHPEKMNDVDTALTISAGTASTDIFPDAEPETLISLAEKALLSARNAGNNCVVQATPAQPDMII; this comes from the coding sequence ATGAAACCTTTGGCCCTGCTGATAGCCAGTGTGGATCAGATGGAACATTTGCGTGATCTGCATGGTATCGCCATCACAGACATGATACTGGTCAAGACTGTCAGCCGTATTCGCTCTTGCGTGCGTCCATTTGACGCCCTGGGGCGTTTTGGCACTGACTTGCTGCTGGTGGTATTGCCGGGTGCATCCCACCTGGTGGTTACAGCAGTAGGGGAGCGCATACGTGCTTCCGTGCTCATGCATCCTGAAAAAATGAATGATGTCGATACAGCTTTGACGATCAGTGCTGGCACCGCATCAACTGACATCTTTCCTGATGCCGAACCAGAAACTTTAATTAGCCTCGCAGAAAAAGCCCTGCTTTCCGCCAGAAATGCAGGAAACAATTGTGTTGTCCAGGCTACCCCTGCACAACCTGACATGATAATTTGA
- a CDS encoding GAF domain-containing protein → MSTNLDRSGPSTTTPVSSGFERMVSERMELRLGRFERLGIKLFGVANCLVSFGKLVPRFDHLVHSITNMEAEFCDSVPPADEILVIPDLRLHEHLGKHPMVAGPPSIRFFASHPVFDHGNQLIGSVILIDYQSRDLDDEERQSFADLASMVEREMAFSALYQTQLEVIKQNRNLKRDSLIDPLLGTWNKICHHPFIETGDGALCQGHETFGPADSQCGSDGTFA, encoded by the coding sequence ATGTCAACGAACCTAGATCGTTCCGGCCCATCGACAACGACACCAGTCAGTTCGGGTTTTGAGCGCATGGTTTCTGAACGGATGGAGCTGCGCCTGGGCCGCTTTGAACGACTTGGCATCAAGTTGTTTGGGGTGGCTAACTGCCTGGTCAGTTTTGGCAAGCTGGTGCCAAGGTTTGACCATCTGGTGCATTCCATTACCAATATGGAAGCCGAGTTTTGCGATTCTGTTCCACCTGCTGATGAAATCCTGGTCATACCTGACCTGCGTCTGCATGAACATCTGGGCAAGCATCCTATGGTGGCAGGCCCACCCTCCATACGTTTCTTTGCTTCTCATCCCGTTTTTGATCATGGCAACCAGTTAATCGGCAGTGTCATTCTGATCGACTATCAAAGCCGTGACCTGGATGATGAGGAAAGGCAGTCATTTGCTGATCTTGCTTCCATGGTTGAGCGCGAAATGGCTTTCAGTGCCCTTTACCAGACGCAGCTCGAAGTCATCAAACAAAACCGCAATCTCAAACGTGATTCACTGATAGACCCTTTGCTGGGCACGTGGAACAAAATCTGCCATCATCCGTTCATTGAAACTGGAGATGGAGCGCTGTGCCAAGGCCATGAAACCTTTGGCCCTGCTGATAGCCAGTGTGGATCAGATGGAACATTTGCGTGA
- the guaB gene encoding IMP dehydrogenase, producing MRLLQKALTFDDVLLVPAYSNILPKDTSLATKLTRNINLNIPLVSAAMDTVTEARLAIAMAQEGGIGIIHKNLTAKEQAREVAKVKRFESGVLRDPITIPPNMKIREVIALSQQHGISGFPVVEGKTVVGIITNRDLRFEEELDAEARAKMTPREKLVCVNETADLAEAKRLMNKHRLERVLVVNEAFELRGLITVKDIQKSTEHPFASKDDQGKLRVGAAVGVGPDNEERIDLLAKAGVDVIVVDTAHGHSKGVLDRVRWVKTNYPHIEVIGGNIATAAAALALVEHGADAVKVGIGPGSICTTRIVAGVGVPQITAIANVANALKGTGVPCIADGGVRFSGDVSKALAAGASTVMMGSMFAGTEEAPGEVILFQGRSYKSYRGMGSLGAMADGSADRYFQDAANNADKLVPEGIEGRVPYKGSVLAILYQLVGGVRSSMGYCGCATIDDLHTKSEFVEITSAGMRESHVHDVQITKEAPNYRAD from the coding sequence ATGCGTTTACTCCAAAAAGCACTCACGTTCGATGACGTGCTACTCGTCCCTGCATACTCGAACATACTCCCTAAAGATACCTCACTTGCGACCAAATTGACTCGCAACATCAATCTGAATATCCCTCTGGTATCAGCTGCGATGGATACAGTCACTGAAGCGCGCCTGGCTATTGCCATGGCTCAAGAAGGTGGTATCGGTATTATCCACAAAAACTTGACGGCAAAAGAGCAAGCCCGCGAAGTTGCCAAGGTCAAACGTTTTGAGTCCGGTGTATTGCGTGATCCTATCACCATCCCGCCGAACATGAAAATTCGCGAAGTCATTGCCCTGTCTCAACAACACGGCATCAGCGGTTTCCCGGTCGTAGAAGGCAAGACGGTTGTTGGTATTATTACCAACCGCGATTTGCGTTTCGAAGAAGAACTGGACGCAGAAGCGCGCGCCAAAATGACGCCACGTGAAAAACTCGTCTGTGTCAATGAAACAGCAGATCTGGCAGAAGCCAAGCGCTTGATGAACAAGCACCGCCTGGAGCGTGTACTGGTCGTCAATGAGGCATTTGAGCTGCGCGGTCTGATTACTGTCAAAGATATCCAAAAATCAACAGAGCATCCTTTTGCATCCAAAGATGATCAGGGTAAATTGCGCGTAGGCGCAGCAGTTGGTGTAGGCCCCGATAATGAAGAGCGCATAGACTTGCTGGCAAAAGCTGGTGTCGATGTTATCGTTGTTGATACAGCCCATGGTCATTCCAAAGGCGTGCTGGACCGTGTGCGTTGGGTGAAAACCAATTATCCGCATATTGAAGTCATAGGCGGCAATATCGCTACTGCAGCAGCTGCCCTGGCCCTGGTTGAACATGGCGCGGATGCAGTCAAGGTTGGCATAGGCCCAGGTTCTATTTGCACGACACGTATTGTTGCCGGTGTTGGCGTACCACAGATTACTGCAATAGCCAATGTAGCCAATGCGCTCAAGGGCACTGGTGTACCTTGTATCGCTGACGGCGGCGTGCGTTTTTCCGGTGATGTTTCCAAAGCTCTTGCTGCTGGCGCATCTACTGTCATGATGGGCAGCATGTTTGCCGGTACTGAAGAAGCGCCAGGTGAGGTTATCCTGTTCCAGGGCCGTAGCTATAAGTCTTATCGCGGCATGGGTAGTCTGGGTGCGATGGCCGATGGCTCTGCTGACCGTTATTTCCAGGACGCGGCCAATAATGCCGACAAACTGGTGCCTGAAGGTATCGAAGGACGTGTTCCTTATAAAGGTAGCGTGCTGGCCATCCTGTATCAACTGGTAGGTGGTGTACGTTCTTCCATGGGTTATTGTGGCTGCGCGACAATAGACGATTTGCATACCAAATCTGAATTTGTTGAAATCACCTCGGCAGGCATGCGTGAATCACATGTGCATGATGTGCAAATCACCAAAGAAGCGCCAAATTACCGTGCTGACTAA
- a CDS encoding DUF4124 domain-containing protein, producing MSLAFCAVAHAQYVWIDDKGNKQFSDLPPPKSVPKDKILKAPGGAKAAQAPAADDKAASASQAAPKLEKPVTLATKNEDSTNAVPSKPKKTRRQNKKKLQLTTRQKLRKSP from the coding sequence ATGTCTTTAGCATTCTGCGCCGTCGCTCATGCGCAATATGTGTGGATTGATGATAAAGGCAATAAGCAGTTCTCAGACCTGCCACCACCGAAATCCGTGCCCAAGGATAAAATCCTCAAAGCGCCAGGTGGTGCCAAGGCTGCCCAGGCACCAGCAGCAGATGACAAAGCAGCTTCTGCCAGTCAGGCCGCGCCCAAGCTCGAAAAACCCGTAACGTTGGCGACCAAGAACGAAGATTCAACAAACGCCGTGCCGAGCAAGCCGAAAAAGACAAGAAGGCAGAACAAGAAAAAACTGCAGCTGACGACAAGGCAAAAATTGCGAAAGAGCCCGTAA
- a CDS encoding RnfH family protein, with product MVEQINMIVQVCYAGLDRTSLLDVQVPLYATVLQVIQQSGIVQAHPEIDVSVLKVGVFGKLKALDSQLHAGDRIEIYRPLVADPMEARRRRAKKQAET from the coding sequence ATGGTTGAGCAAATCAATATGATTGTCCAGGTCTGCTATGCCGGACTGGATAGGACCAGTTTACTGGATGTCCAGGTGCCTCTGTATGCCACGGTTCTGCAGGTGATACAGCAAAGTGGCATTGTTCAAGCGCATCCTGAGATTGATGTCAGCGTTCTCAAGGTAGGTGTTTTTGGCAAACTTAAGGCACTTGATAGTCAATTGCACGCAGGGGACAGGATAGAGATCTATCGCCCCCTTGTTGCAGATCCCATGGAGGCGCGCAGGCGCAGGGCTAAAAAACAGGCAGAGACCTGA
- a CDS encoding type II toxin-antitoxin system RatA family toxin, with amino-acid sequence MAVVHKTVFVAYSTEQMFALVDQVENYPKFLPWCGEVRVAERTDHELVATLAINYHGLKQHFTTRNSNKRPHSIEMSLVEGPFKQLSGCWKFTELRADACKIEFELNYEFSSKLLEHLIGPVFSKIANSFVDSFCARAETLYG; translated from the coding sequence ATGGCAGTTGTACATAAAACAGTTTTCGTAGCTTACAGCACTGAGCAGATGTTTGCTCTGGTTGATCAAGTGGAAAATTATCCTAAATTTCTGCCATGGTGTGGCGAGGTAAGGGTGGCAGAGCGTACCGATCATGAGCTGGTTGCCACGCTTGCTATTAATTATCATGGTTTAAAACAGCATTTTACGACGCGTAATAGTAATAAACGCCCGCATTCTATTGAGATGAGTCTGGTTGAGGGACCATTCAAGCAATTATCGGGTTGCTGGAAGTTTACTGAGTTGCGCGCAGATGCCTGCAAAATTGAATTTGAACTTAACTATGAATTTTCCAGCAAATTGCTGGAGCATTTGATAGGTCCTGTTTTCTCCAAGATCGCCAATAGTTTTGTCGATTCTTTTTGCGCCCGTGCCGAGACATTATATGGTTGA
- the ompR gene encoding two-component system response regulator OmpR, whose protein sequence is MLVVDDDLRLRDLLRRYLTEQGFQVVSAENAQAMNKLWIRERYDMLVLDLMLPGEDGLAICRRLRGAGDKTPIIMLTAKGEEVDRIIGLEMGADDYLPKPFSPRELVARINAVLRRKAPDELPGAPSDGPQTFAFGDFVLDLGTRTLKKNDDNISLTTGEFSVLKVFARHARQPLSREKLMELARGREYEVFDRSLDVQISRLRKLIEPDPSNPLYIQTVWGLGYVFIPDGQSH, encoded by the coding sequence ATTCTAGTGGTTGATGATGACCTGCGTTTGCGCGATTTGTTGCGCCGCTATCTGACAGAACAAGGTTTTCAAGTCGTCAGTGCAGAAAATGCACAGGCCATGAACAAGCTCTGGATACGTGAACGCTACGACATGCTGGTGCTGGATCTCATGTTGCCTGGCGAGGATGGCCTGGCCATCTGCCGCCGCCTGCGCGGTGCCGGCGACAAAACACCCATCATCATGCTGACCGCCAAAGGCGAAGAAGTCGATCGCATCATTGGGCTAGAAATGGGTGCAGACGATTACCTGCCTAAACCATTCAGCCCACGCGAACTGGTTGCCCGCATCAATGCCGTGTTGAGGCGTAAAGCTCCGGACGAATTGCCAGGTGCACCTTCCGACGGCCCACAGACTTTTGCCTTTGGTGACTTTGTCCTTGATCTCGGCACCCGTACGCTGAAAAAAAATGATGACAATATTTCACTTACTACAGGTGAATTTTCAGTATTGAAAGTCTTCGCCCGTCATGCCCGCCAACCACTTTCGAGGGAAAAGCTCATGGAACTGGCAAGAGGTCGCGAGTATGAAGTATTTGACCGCAGCCTGGACGTACAAATTTCACGTCTGCGCAAACTGATAGAACCAGATCCCAGCAATCCACTTTACATACAAACAGTATGGGGGCTGGGCTATGTGTTTATTCCTGATGGCCAATCACATTGA
- a CDS encoding ATP-binding protein has protein sequence MRDYLNSLDWLKSGLFWRTFLMLAVLVTASMLAWMSNFRTLETAPRAQQMAAQIVSIVTITRAALTHSAPEKRHELLRDLANKEGVQIYLLEDTDRVEEPEATPFFLESRPLMLRGLGNNTRFASKLNGISGFWISFDIEDDHYWLRLEQDRLDPPIGQQLFSWAILTLFLTLLGAAIISKLINDPLSRLSNAARAVAKGKQPPPLPQKGPKEIRETNVSFNTMMEDLVRIETDRSIILAGISHDLRTPLARMQLEVEMASLSDEARTGMQSDLQQMDDIISQFLDYAKPLDKVEFERINISEVMQQVMDEAFRFQNLRLRTAIKPNIYVNGNLTELRRLFNNIVENACRYGKTPGSPVITLDVQCSRKNKDRKLGIQISFRDHGLGVAEQDLVRLLRPFTRGDASRSQANGSGLGLAIVDRIIKSHGGKLRIYNHAEGGFVIVIALQEAKEA, from the coding sequence ATGCGTGACTACCTCAACAGTCTGGACTGGCTAAAAAGCGGACTGTTCTGGCGTACCTTCCTCATGCTGGCCGTGCTTGTCACCGCCAGTATGCTGGCCTGGATGTCCAATTTTCGCACACTGGAAACAGCACCACGGGCGCAGCAGATGGCGGCGCAAATTGTCTCCATTGTCACCATCACGCGTGCGGCTCTGACCCACTCTGCCCCAGAGAAACGGCATGAACTCTTGCGCGACCTGGCCAACAAAGAAGGTGTGCAGATCTACCTGCTGGAAGATACTGATCGTGTAGAAGAGCCAGAAGCCACGCCCTTCTTTCTTGAATCCCGGCCCCTGATGTTGCGCGGACTGGGGAATAACACCCGCTTTGCCAGCAAACTCAACGGTATCAGCGGCTTCTGGATCAGCTTTGATATTGAAGATGATCATTACTGGCTGAGATTGGAGCAAGACCGCCTGGACCCTCCTATAGGGCAGCAATTATTCAGTTGGGCTATCCTGACTCTCTTTTTGACCTTGCTGGGTGCGGCCATCATCTCCAAGCTCATTAATGACCCATTATCACGTTTGAGCAATGCAGCACGCGCTGTCGCCAAAGGCAAACAACCACCACCTCTGCCACAAAAAGGCCCGAAAGAAATCCGGGAGACCAATGTCAGCTTCAATACCATGATGGAAGATCTGGTCAGGATAGAAACCGACCGGTCCATCATTCTGGCCGGTATTTCGCATGATTTGCGCACCCCGCTGGCACGCATGCAGCTTGAGGTCGAAATGGCCAGCCTCAGTGATGAGGCCAGGACCGGCATGCAATCCGATCTGCAGCAAATGGATGACATCATCAGCCAGTTCCTCGATTACGCCAAGCCCCTGGACAAAGTCGAATTCGAACGCATCAACATCAGCGAAGTCATGCAGCAAGTCATGGATGAGGCTTTTCGCTTTCAAAACCTGCGCCTGCGCACCGCGATCAAACCAAATATCTATGTCAATGGCAATCTGACTGAACTCAGGCGTCTGTTCAACAACATCGTGGAAAATGCCTGTCGCTACGGAAAAACCCCAGGTTCCCCCGTCATCACACTCGACGTGCAATGCTCACGCAAAAACAAGGACAGAAAGCTGGGTATACAAATCAGCTTCCGTGATCATGGGCTGGGTGTGGCAGAACAAGACCTGGTCCGATTGCTCCGCCCCTTCACCCGTGGTGATGCTTCGCGCAGCCAGGCCAATGGCTCTGGTCTGGGTCTGGCCATTGTCGATCGCATTATCAAAAGCCATGGCGGCAAATTGCGCATCTACAATCATGCTGAAGGCGGTTTTGTCATCGTGATAGCACTACAGGAAGCAAAAGAAGCCTGA
- a CDS encoding retropepsin-like aspartic protease: MRNQISALLVTCIAISLPAFAETYPPSAYKDGAVKCMQVRSYDCAEKNWNQYIKMRPTDAKAIASLAITYHWADKPEASIVQAEKAISMGEGAYDLFAAYSESLGKTGRIEEAIGWGYKTLAIIPSLVNVRGDVAKYLVMRKREFEALALLASFDSSLEAQGHGHYFDGQRIAIESSLERQGQTATTTVKSMRLPKTKEHFYAPVKLGNNKIEAFMVDTGATKTTLSDDMLNDSKVSYKVVKPLVNMQTADGRIIQARVVTIDNMKVGPFELRKVTAAVCKTCQPLLGQGSLSQFNMASSKTQGVEFLTLELR, encoded by the coding sequence ATGCGTAACCAAATTTCAGCCCTGCTCGTCACCTGCATTGCAATCAGCTTACCTGCCTTTGCAGAAACTTATCCTCCTTCGGCCTATAAAGATGGCGCTGTAAAATGCATGCAAGTACGCAGCTATGATTGCGCAGAAAAAAACTGGAACCAATACATCAAAATGCGTCCCACCGACGCAAAAGCCATCGCCAGTCTGGCAATCACTTATCATTGGGCAGACAAACCGGAGGCGAGTATCGTTCAGGCTGAAAAAGCCATCAGTATGGGAGAGGGCGCCTACGACTTGTTCGCTGCTTATTCAGAAAGCCTTGGAAAAACCGGTCGCATAGAAGAAGCCATAGGCTGGGGCTATAAAACACTGGCAATAATTCCCAGTCTGGTGAACGTGCGTGGCGACGTTGCGAAATATCTCGTCATGCGCAAGCGCGAATTTGAAGCCCTGGCCCTGCTCGCCTCATTCGATTCGTCACTGGAAGCACAGGGGCACGGCCATTATTTCGACGGCCAGCGCATCGCCATTGAATCGTCATTGGAACGCCAGGGACAAACTGCCACCACAACGGTGAAAAGCATGCGCCTGCCAAAGACCAAAGAGCATTTTTACGCTCCTGTAAAGCTTGGCAACAACAAAATAGAAGCCTTTATGGTTGATACCGGCGCCACCAAAACCACGCTCAGCGACGATATGCTTAACGACTCCAAAGTGTCCTACAAAGTGGTAAAACCGCTCGTTAATATGCAGACTGCGGATGGACGGATCATACAAGCCCGCGTCGTCACGATCGACAATATGAAAGTTGGTCCATTTGAATTACGCAAAGTTACCGCCGCAGTGTGCAAAACCTGCCAGCCACTGCTGGGCCAGGGATCGCTGTCGCAATTCAATATGGCGTCTTCCAAGACGCAAGGAGTAGAATTTTTGACTTTGGAATTGCGTTAA
- the upp gene encoding uracil phosphoribosyltransferase codes for MNELVTEIRHPLVQHKLTLMRSKDTPTDNFRRLLREISQMLAYEVTRDLPIELVKIETPITTIDAPTISGKKLCVISVLRAGNGILDGMLDLLPNARVGHIGLYRDPETLEPVEYYFKVPEDIAERLVIVVDPMLATGNSAAAAISRLKLRGATTIKFVCLLAAPEGIKVMNAAHPDVPIVTASIDDHLNEHGYIVPGLGDAGDRLFGTK; via the coding sequence TTGAACGAACTCGTTACCGAAATCAGACACCCGCTGGTGCAACACAAGCTGACCCTCATGCGCAGCAAAGACACGCCGACGGATAATTTCCGCCGTCTGTTGCGTGAAATCAGCCAGATGCTGGCCTATGAAGTAACCCGTGATCTGCCGATTGAACTGGTCAAGATCGAGACACCGATCACCACCATTGATGCCCCAACCATCAGCGGCAAAAAACTGTGCGTAATCTCGGTATTGCGCGCTGGCAATGGCATCCTGGATGGCATGCTGGATTTGCTGCCAAATGCACGTGTAGGCCATATCGGCCTGTACCGCGACCCTGAAACTTTGGAACCAGTTGAGTACTACTTCAAGGTGCCGGAAGATATTGCGGAACGCCTGGTGATCGTGGTTGACCCCATGCTGGCAACTGGCAACTCAGCCGCTGCCGCCATTTCCCGCCTGAAACTGCGTGGCGCGACGACGATCAAATTCGTGTGCCTGCTGGCTGCCCCGGAAGGTATCAAGGTCATGAATGCGGCCCATCCTGATGTACCTATCGTGACTGCTTCAATTGATGACCATCTCAATGAACATGGTTATATCGTGCCTGGCCTGGGCGATGCCGGTGACCGTTTGTTTGGTACAAAATAA
- a CDS encoding pyridoxal phosphate-dependent aminotransferase yields MTTTARFVPESKLPEVGTTIFSVMSALAAEKKAVNLGQGFPDFSCDPALPALVAQAMTDNYNQYPPMPGMPQLREQIATKIKNIYGHAYDVNTEITVTAGATQGILTILLACVHAGDEVIVIEPAYDSYVSSIKLAGGVPVFVSMELGENGYTIPWDKVKASITDKTRLLMLNSPHNPTGSVLSVDDIATLTDIVRDTKVLIASDEVYEHMVFDGQRHESLSRYPELAERSFIISSFGKTYHVTGWKVGYVTAPAALMAEFRKVHQYNVFTVNTPMQVGLAQYMSKPAPYLELSDFYQKKRDLFRAGLANSRLRLLPCAGTYFQSVDYSAVSDMTELEFARWLTTEIGVAAIPVSAFYQQGKESGIVRFCFAKQDTTLQDALQRLQNI; encoded by the coding sequence ATGACGACTACTGCCCGCTTCGTACCTGAGTCTAAATTGCCCGAAGTGGGCACCACCATCTTTTCAGTGATGTCTGCCCTGGCAGCAGAGAAAAAAGCGGTCAATCTTGGTCAGGGCTTCCCTGACTTTAGCTGCGACCCTGCTCTGCCTGCTCTGGTAGCACAGGCCATGACGGATAATTACAATCAATATCCGCCGATGCCAGGCATGCCGCAGTTGCGCGAGCAAATAGCCACCAAGATCAAGAACATCTATGGTCACGCTTATGATGTGAATACTGAAATCACCGTCACTGCTGGCGCGACCCAGGGTATTTTGACCATCTTGCTGGCCTGCGTACATGCAGGTGATGAAGTCATTGTCATAGAACCTGCATATGACAGCTATGTATCCAGTATCAAGCTGGCAGGCGGTGTGCCAGTATTTGTCAGCATGGAACTGGGTGAAAATGGCTATACCATTCCCTGGGATAAAGTAAAAGCCAGCATCACTGACAAGACCCGTTTGCTGATGCTGAATTCACCGCACAACCCTACCGGATCGGTGCTAAGCGTGGATGACATCGCCACCTTGACAGATATCGTACGCGACACCAAGGTCTTGATCGCCTCAGACGAAGTGTATGAGCATATGGTATTTGACGGACAGCGCCATGAATCGCTGTCGCGTTACCCTGAACTGGCCGAGCGCAGCTTTATCATTTCCAGCTTTGGCAAAACGTATCATGTGACAGGCTGGAAAGTTGGCTATGTAACGGCACCGGCAGCACTGATGGCAGAGTTCCGCAAGGTCCATCAATACAATGTCTTTACCGTCAATACACCTATGCAGGTGGGACTGGCGCAGTATATGAGCAAGCCTGCTCCGTATCTGGAGCTATCGGACTTTTATCAAAAGAAACGTGACCTGTTCAGGGCCGGCCTGGCCAATTCACGCTTGCGCTTGCTGCCATGTGCTGGCACTTATTTCCAGTCGGTTGATTATTCAGCAGTTTCCGACATGACTGAACTGGAATTTGCCCGCTGGCTGACGACTGAGATTGGTGTGGCAGCCATCCCGGTTTCTGCTTTTTATCAGCAAGGCAAGGAATCTGGCATCGTGCGTTTTTGCTTTGCCAAGCAGGATACTACCCTGCAAGACGCCTTGCAGCGCCTGCAAAACATTTAA
- a CDS encoding DUF3999 family protein has protein sequence MCNCLQCGFGTGDCTAAKTRCHHQHGRGPYFQLDIPTSIYPGSLHPDLHDVRVRNADGDLLSFAWADAETASAKLESATVSAFPLKDIQSSSFSSFRQNADGSLSALSQVKITRQNPVPAWIIDVSKIKGKLLQARFGIAEQVDGMFGFTLESSNDLKNWQSLGSEQLVQLRHQGSMLQNLGIRLHHVSAQYLRLRWNNPAVAPWLDNVSIDSQQEVYTPPVLQWSKPIPVKACAANYCDYSIPDNTPIDSLRLLVSEPNTLLHITVLAQVTTTTAPVSSYHHRHSPLYPLHVLRNQKRNAEVQVVNQQVWLNDSLVYKINLQNGEVKSPDLLLDGASYKTLRLQTDSPFSKLGKTLPEIQIASLPRRLVFLARGKPPYQLEWGMENKEGAAIPLTTLIPKMDLSKPVQADIASVEIADYVAPQAVVKPVAEKTPAKEHKPWLWAALGVGLLLLGGMVWSLLKNMSEDKAKT, from the coding sequence TTGTGCAATTGCCTCCAATGTGGTTTTGGCACAGGCGATTGCACCGCAGCTAAAACACGCTGTCATCACCAGCACGGGAGGGGCCCGTATTTTCAACTGGATATACCAACCAGTATTTACCCTGGCAGCCTGCATCCCGATCTGCATGATGTACGTGTGCGCAATGCTGATGGTGATCTCTTGTCTTTTGCCTGGGCAGACGCAGAGACGGCGAGTGCCAAGCTTGAGAGTGCTACGGTCAGTGCGTTTCCTTTAAAAGATATACAAAGCAGCAGCTTCAGCAGTTTCCGGCAAAATGCAGATGGCTCACTAAGCGCCTTGTCGCAAGTGAAAATCACCAGGCAAAATCCTGTGCCTGCCTGGATTATCGATGTCAGCAAAATCAAGGGCAAGTTATTGCAAGCCAGGTTCGGTATAGCTGAGCAGGTGGATGGCATGTTCGGCTTCACACTGGAAAGCAGCAACGATCTGAAAAACTGGCAATCGCTGGGTAGCGAGCAATTGGTGCAATTGCGCCACCAGGGTTCCATGTTGCAGAATCTTGGTATCAGGCTACACCATGTCAGCGCCCAGTATTTGCGCCTGCGCTGGAATAATCCTGCAGTTGCACCCTGGCTGGACAATGTCAGCATAGACAGCCAGCAAGAAGTCTATACACCACCAGTTTTACAATGGAGTAAGCCTATTCCTGTGAAGGCTTGTGCTGCAAATTATTGTGATTACTCTATCCCGGACAACACGCCTATCGACAGCCTGCGTTTGCTGGTCAGCGAGCCCAACACCCTGCTACATATCACGGTGCTGGCGCAGGTGACGACGACAACTGCGCCGGTGTCTTCGTATCATCACAGACATAGTCCGTTATATCCTCTGCATGTCTTAAGGAATCAGAAGCGTAATGCTGAAGTGCAGGTAGTAAATCAACAAGTCTGGTTGAATGACAGCCTGGTCTATAAAATCAATCTTCAGAATGGTGAAGTGAAATCACCTGATTTGCTCTTGGATGGTGCCAGTTATAAGACTTTGCGCTTGCAAACCGATAGCCCATTCAGCAAGCTGGGCAAAACCCTGCCTGAGATACAGATCGCCAGCTTACCGCGCAGGCTGGTTTTTCTGGCGCGCGGCAAACCGCCTTATCAACTCGAATGGGGAATGGAGAACAAAGAGGGGGCTGCAATACCTTTGACAACGCTCATTCCCAAAATGGATTTGAGCAAGCCAGTGCAGGCTGATATCGCCAGTGTGGAAATTGCCGACTATGTCGCACCTCAGGCTGTGGTCAAACCAGTCGCTGAAAAGACACCCGCCAAAGAGCACAAACCCTGGTTATGGGCGGCATTAGGTGTTGGTTTATTATTATTGGGCGGGATGGTATGGTCCCTGCTGAAGAATATGTCAGAAGATAAGGCAAAGACCTGA